The Sporosarcina ureae genome includes a region encoding these proteins:
- a CDS encoding ABC transporter ATP-binding protein gives MLHVEINKPLAHFEMNIHFTMRNEILVLVGPSGSGKTTILNFIAGLAQPDHGLIRSNECTFFETGEKPLPARERQIGYLFQDYALFPHMTVEKNIWFGVRKNERKESNEMIYQLLQVLGIEHLLQKYPHQVSGGEKQRVALARALATQPSVLLLDEPLSALDKETRKQCQDELLRLHAMWNIPFIVVTHDLEEAERLGDRIIYLHQGQITDEKWRKHVVSM, from the coding sequence ATGCTGCATGTGGAAATCAATAAACCACTCGCGCATTTTGAGATGAACATTCATTTTACAATGCGCAATGAAATCCTAGTGTTAGTCGGCCCATCTGGCTCTGGTAAAACAACGATTTTGAACTTTATTGCAGGGCTTGCACAGCCGGATCACGGACTGATTCGTTCAAATGAATGCACGTTTTTTGAAACGGGTGAAAAACCGTTGCCCGCTCGTGAACGGCAAATCGGTTATTTATTTCAAGACTACGCATTATTTCCGCATATGACAGTGGAGAAGAATATTTGGTTTGGTGTGAGGAAGAATGAACGAAAAGAAAGCAATGAAATGATTTACCAGTTGCTTCAAGTACTAGGGATTGAACATTTATTGCAGAAGTATCCACATCAAGTTTCAGGCGGAGAAAAACAACGTGTAGCACTAGCTAGGGCACTGGCTACACAGCCTTCTGTGTTACTGCTAGATGAACCGTTGTCCGCACTCGATAAAGAAACGCGGAAGCAGTGCCAAGACGAGCTCTTACGTTTACATGCCATGTGGAACATTCCATTCATTGTTGTGACACATGATCTTGAGGAAGCAGAACGCCTCGGTGATCGCATAATATACCTTCATCAAGGACAAATAACAGATGAAAAGTGGCGAAAACATGTAGTTTCCATGTAG
- a CDS encoding helix-turn-helix domain-containing protein, with the protein MINYDLLLNDTNYELLHQQTIANKIDRFQVIIIYDRQPNFFDYNYLLNFPSENVRKKVDANRIFPRVKNETFVVRQQHYDENVDLFFKMRVDARRELLAKATEFMIAKFFRTYESHLSPLLANKPTLKWEIINKLYDKYDKMLRAHVGLNDENSWNVFSTWYRTYLKNYTVNELIVKHGYDMLNTLDKEELNALFLEKMSASFTSNDSFLNTFTSDVNIYIEKMVSEILAKFESERNSMEQINELLGVSAQFSIHQPTEATAKTNNLIVMSNVVYQFITEAISNQRFVCESDQWPRATIQGTRLAGSLQLLPNEEDQTASHMTLLHNYACALSEVDVDVLDSLCHLYLAQSRQSEVQVEIRFDDLLTIRGLKHKLGGTGRRGGYEKEQRIQVMKALSVIQSLWLELDSVVVYEQGKPVNKKIQGRAFHFTNEDGSLFRFTEEPLPERLYVMIGEVFDHFLLGSARQVKLLPNQAIEFNPYQRKWEKKLIRYISWRWRTQARKASYLQSHKISTLLEKIGLQADSQAPSRIRDRLEKALDLLEEEGVITFWQYNQWDEDHMSKKGWLRIWLDATIIIAPPDEIVSYYEPIERKKSTKVPNKFTLIQTKEEICQNIGSDFKECRITRGLTLKQVSDELNISTSYISNIERGGALPSQTVYKKMKNWLN; encoded by the coding sequence TTGATCAATTACGATTTACTGTTGAACGATACGAACTACGAACTACTCCACCAACAAACGATTGCAAATAAAATCGACCGCTTCCAAGTGATTATCATTTACGACCGTCAACCTAACTTTTTTGATTATAATTACTTACTGAACTTCCCATCTGAAAACGTACGAAAAAAAGTGGACGCCAACCGCATTTTCCCGAGAGTGAAAAATGAGACATTCGTCGTCCGTCAGCAACACTACGATGAAAACGTGGACTTGTTTTTCAAGATGCGCGTAGATGCGAGGCGTGAACTACTCGCGAAGGCGACAGAATTCATGATCGCTAAATTTTTTAGAACCTATGAAAGTCATCTTTCACCATTGCTTGCGAATAAGCCAACACTCAAATGGGAAATTATTAATAAATTATATGATAAATACGATAAAATGCTGCGCGCACACGTCGGACTCAATGATGAGAATTCCTGGAATGTATTCAGCACATGGTATAGAACTTATTTAAAGAATTATACCGTCAACGAGTTAATCGTAAAGCATGGTTATGATATGCTGAACACTCTTGACAAAGAAGAGCTAAATGCATTATTCCTCGAAAAAATGAGCGCAAGTTTCACTTCTAACGATAGCTTTTTAAATACATTTACTTCTGATGTCAATATCTATATTGAAAAAATGGTGTCCGAAATACTCGCGAAGTTTGAATCGGAAAGAAACTCAATGGAGCAGATTAATGAATTACTCGGAGTTAGCGCACAATTTTCCATACATCAACCTACCGAAGCCACAGCAAAAACGAATAATCTGATCGTCATGAGTAATGTCGTGTATCAATTCATTACCGAAGCAATTTCTAACCAGAGATTCGTCTGTGAGTCCGATCAATGGCCGCGAGCCACTATTCAAGGCACTAGATTAGCGGGTTCACTGCAATTACTTCCGAACGAAGAAGATCAGACAGCCAGCCACATGACTCTGCTGCATAACTATGCCTGCGCCTTATCCGAAGTCGATGTCGATGTACTAGATTCGCTATGTCATTTGTATTTGGCGCAATCCCGGCAGTCGGAAGTCCAAGTAGAAATTCGGTTTGATGATCTGCTGACAATCCGTGGACTCAAACATAAACTTGGAGGAACCGGGCGAAGAGGTGGTTACGAAAAAGAACAACGTATCCAAGTTATGAAAGCGCTTTCCGTTATACAATCACTATGGCTGGAACTAGATAGCGTAGTAGTCTATGAACAAGGTAAACCCGTAAACAAGAAGATACAAGGGCGCGCGTTTCATTTCACAAATGAAGATGGAAGTCTGTTCCGATTTACTGAAGAACCACTGCCTGAGCGTTTATATGTCATGATCGGAGAAGTATTTGATCATTTTTTACTGGGATCTGCTAGACAAGTAAAACTATTACCAAATCAAGCAATCGAATTCAATCCATACCAACGTAAATGGGAGAAAAAGCTCATTCGGTATATTAGTTGGCGTTGGCGTACACAAGCACGCAAAGCAAGTTACTTGCAGTCTCATAAAATCAGTACATTGCTCGAAAAAATAGGACTACAAGCCGACTCACAAGCTCCATCACGCATTCGCGATCGTCTGGAGAAAGCTCTCGATCTACTTGAAGAAGAAGGCGTCATCACATTTTGGCAATACAATCAATGGGATGAAGACCATATGTCGAAAAAAGGATGGTTGCGTATTTGGTTAGATGCTACGATCATCATCGCACCGCCTGACGAGATTGTGAGCTATTATGAGCCAATCGAGAGAAAGAAATCCACCAAGGTGCCAAACAAATTTACTTTAATCCAAACGAAAGAAGAAATCTGCCAAAACATCGGTAGTGATTTTAAGGAATGTCGAATCACTCGTGGCCTGACACTGAAACAAGTGTCCGACGAATTGAATATTTCAACCTCCTATATAAGCAATATTGAACGAGGCGGAGCGTTGCCGTCACAAACCGTCTATAAAAAGATGAAAAATTGGTTAAACTAA
- the fni gene encoding type 2 isopentenyl-diphosphate Delta-isomerase has product MGKQLNDRKAQHIQIVLDEHVTGNAITTGLEQYEFLHNALPELSFDDINIEQNFLNRSCKTPFLISSMTGGADFAETINRNLALAAEQRGWALALGSTRALIESKAFRPSFALRKYAPTVPIIANLGAVQLNYGFSADECRQIIEYTDADALVLHINILQEVIQPEGNTNFNNLLCKIEKLCNELTVPVGIKEVGWGIDGQTAKKLLDIGVSFIDVAGAGGTSWSQVEKHRTTSIKQQAAEAFSEWGIRTADSLQLVTPHMNDNLLIASGGLHTGVDAAKCLALGADFVGFGRAILEEATKSAESVFQTMEVRELELRMAMFATGSANIQALQQTDRLLKINS; this is encoded by the coding sequence ATGGGCAAGCAACTGAATGACCGGAAAGCACAGCATATTCAAATCGTGTTGGATGAACACGTGACTGGAAATGCGATTACGACAGGTTTGGAGCAGTATGAATTTCTGCATAATGCTTTACCTGAATTATCATTTGACGACATCAATATAGAGCAAAATTTTTTAAATAGATCATGCAAAACACCCTTTTTAATCAGTTCAATGACGGGTGGTGCAGATTTTGCGGAAACAATTAATCGGAACCTAGCACTTGCTGCGGAACAAAGAGGCTGGGCCCTGGCATTAGGTTCGACACGTGCTTTAATCGAGAGCAAAGCATTCCGACCTTCATTTGCATTACGAAAATACGCTCCAACAGTACCCATTATTGCGAATTTAGGCGCTGTACAGTTAAATTACGGATTCTCCGCAGACGAATGTCGCCAAATTATCGAGTATACCGATGCAGATGCGTTAGTTTTACACATTAATATTTTACAAGAAGTTATTCAGCCTGAAGGTAATACGAATTTTAATAATTTATTATGTAAAATTGAGAAGCTGTGCAATGAATTAACGGTCCCTGTCGGTATTAAAGAAGTTGGATGGGGAATAGATGGTCAAACTGCTAAGAAACTTCTAGACATCGGTGTGTCGTTTATTGATGTTGCTGGAGCAGGAGGGACGTCTTGGAGTCAAGTAGAGAAACATCGTACGACTTCGATCAAACAGCAAGCAGCTGAAGCGTTCAGTGAATGGGGAATTCGAACAGCTGACTCACTACAGCTAGTTACACCTCATATGAACGATAATTTATTAATTGCAAGTGGTGGACTTCATACAGGTGTCGACGCTGCAAAATGTCTCGCGTTAGGTGCAGATTTTGTCGGTTTTGGTCGAGCGATTTTAGAAGAAGCTACTAAATCAGCTGAAAGCGTTTTCCAGACAATGGAAGTTCGCGAGCTAGAATTACGCATGGCGATGTTTGCAACAGGTTCTGCGAATATCCAGGCGTTACAACAAACCGATCGATTACTAAAGATTAACTCGTGA
- the modA gene encoding molybdate ABC transporter substrate-binding protein: MTNSILFIVLAVFLAGCSDTNESEHTESVNQKTPTVELLISAAASLTDALEELKEPFEKAHEGITVTYNFGSSGKLAKTIENGAPSDVFLSASSKDMNDMEDKGLLINESRIDFTENALVLITHQDSDRTISSFKEIDPAAMDHLAMGEPESVPVGRYTKETFESLDLWNSLQDKLVLGSDVRQVLTHVEMGNADYGVVYSSDAFVSDDVKVLAEADADWHEQIVYPGAVVAESKHQDAAQLFLDYLTSDEGKETLQKFGFK, encoded by the coding sequence ATGACGAATTCCATTTTATTCATTGTATTAGCCGTTTTTCTGGCAGGATGTTCAGATACGAATGAATCTGAACATACAGAGTCGGTTAATCAGAAGACTCCTACAGTTGAACTATTAATTTCCGCTGCGGCTAGTTTGACAGATGCATTAGAAGAATTAAAAGAGCCTTTTGAAAAAGCGCATGAAGGCATTACAGTTACATACAACTTTGGAAGTTCAGGAAAATTGGCAAAGACTATTGAAAACGGAGCACCGTCTGACGTGTTCTTGTCTGCGAGTTCAAAAGACATGAATGACATGGAAGATAAAGGGTTACTCATCAATGAATCAAGAATAGATTTCACTGAAAATGCACTCGTATTAATTACACATCAAGATTCTGATCGGACAATTTCTTCATTTAAAGAAATAGATCCAGCAGCGATGGATCATTTGGCGATGGGTGAGCCTGAATCAGTGCCAGTTGGCCGCTATACGAAAGAGACATTTGAGAGCTTGGATCTCTGGAATTCTTTGCAAGATAAATTAGTTCTTGGCTCAGACGTACGTCAAGTATTGACACATGTGGAAATGGGTAACGCAGATTATGGTGTCGTGTATTCCAGTGATGCATTCGTTTCGGATGATGTAAAAGTCTTGGCAGAAGCAGATGCTGACTGGCATGAGCAAATCGTGTATCCAGGCGCTGTCGTAGCCGAATCCAAGCACCAGGATGCGGCGCAACTATTTCTTGATTATTTGACTAGTGACGAAGGAAAAGAAACGCTGCAGAAGTTTGGATTCAAGTAA
- a CDS encoding electron transfer flavoprotein subunit alpha/FixB family protein, producing MSEKILVIGELQQGNLRKVSYETIAAAKQLDGDAEIIALVMGDGDLQTPANEMIQHGADRAITVAHTNLSNYTSEGYGQVMMEVMQEENPSAIIMGHTSIGKDVTPKIASRLELGLISDAVAIGKEDGQVVFTRPIYSGKAFEKKIIKDKGVLFATIRPNNISAIERDTSRTGDIIAKEVDVKDLRTIVKEVIRKKTEGVDLSEAKIVIAGGRGVKSAEGFKALYELAELLGGAVGASRGACDADYCDYSLQIGQTGKVVTPDLYIAVGISGAIQHMAGMSNSKVIVAINSDAEANIFNMADYGIVGDLFEILPLLIKEIKLEGSLVS from the coding sequence ATGAGTGAAAAAATACTAGTAATTGGTGAATTGCAACAAGGAAATCTACGAAAAGTAAGTTATGAGACCATCGCAGCCGCGAAACAACTGGATGGCGATGCGGAAATTATAGCATTGGTCATGGGTGACGGTGATTTACAAACACCAGCTAATGAAATGATTCAGCATGGTGCTGATCGAGCGATTACGGTAGCTCACACGAATTTAAGCAACTATACTTCGGAAGGTTATGGGCAAGTTATGATGGAAGTGATGCAAGAAGAAAATCCATCCGCGATCATTATGGGGCATACATCTATCGGTAAAGATGTAACGCCTAAAATCGCAAGCCGCTTAGAGCTCGGTTTGATATCGGATGCAGTGGCAATCGGAAAAGAAGATGGCCAAGTCGTTTTCACTAGACCGATTTACTCCGGTAAGGCATTCGAGAAGAAAATCATTAAAGACAAAGGGGTTCTTTTCGCAACGATTCGTCCGAATAATATATCAGCCATCGAGCGTGACACAAGCCGTACAGGCGATATCATAGCAAAAGAAGTGGATGTTAAAGACTTACGTACGATTGTCAAAGAAGTGATCCGCAAGAAAACGGAAGGCGTCGACTTATCCGAAGCAAAGATCGTCATCGCTGGCGGACGTGGCGTTAAAAGCGCGGAAGGCTTCAAGGCATTGTATGAGCTAGCAGAACTGCTCGGCGGCGCTGTAGGGGCATCACGTGGCGCGTGTGACGCAGATTATTGTGATTACTCCTTGCAAATCGGCCAAACGGGTAAAGTCGTGACGCCAGACCTTTATATTGCAGTAGGCATCTCGGGTGCTATTCAGCACATGGCCGGTATGTCGAACTCCAAAGTAATTGTTGCCATTAACAGTGATGCAGAAGCGAATATCTTCAACATGGCAGATTACGGAATCGTCGGGGACTTATTCGAAATTCTTCCGTTACTAATAAAAGAAATCAAGTTAGAAGGTTCACTCGTATCCTAA
- a CDS encoding electron transfer flavoprotein subunit beta/FixA family protein: protein MNIYVLLKKTFDTEEAISVSGGQIDESGAEFIINPYDEYAVEEAIQQRDAHGGTVTVVTIGDQDSEKQLRTALAMGADHAVLINTDDDLDEGDQFTTAKILEKFFEEREADLILAGNVAIDEASGQVGPRLAERLDMPFITTIVKLEIVDGLATVEKDVEGDRERIEVPLPVLVTCQQGLNEPRYTSLPGIMKAKKKPLEQLELDDLDLDEDDVAAKTATIAVFLPPTKQAGRILAGETESQVKELVDLLRNKAKVM from the coding sequence ATGAATATTTATGTCTTACTGAAAAAAACATTCGACACGGAAGAAGCCATTTCCGTGTCAGGTGGCCAAATCGATGAAAGCGGTGCAGAGTTCATTATTAATCCATACGATGAATACGCCGTAGAAGAAGCCATCCAACAGCGTGACGCGCACGGTGGTACGGTAACCGTCGTAACCATTGGCGATCAGGACTCGGAGAAACAGCTACGCACAGCGCTAGCCATGGGAGCCGATCATGCGGTACTGATCAACACGGATGACGACCTGGACGAAGGTGATCAGTTTACGACAGCGAAAATTCTCGAGAAATTTTTTGAAGAACGCGAAGCAGATCTGATTCTCGCTGGTAATGTCGCGATCGACGAGGCAAGCGGTCAAGTCGGTCCTCGTCTTGCTGAGCGTCTGGATATGCCATTCATCACAACAATTGTCAAACTAGAAATCGTTGACGGTCTAGCAACAGTCGAAAAAGACGTAGAAGGCGATCGAGAGAGAATTGAAGTACCACTTCCCGTGCTGGTTACATGCCAGCAAGGATTGAATGAGCCGAGATATACCTCGCTACCAGGTATTATGAAAGCGAAAAAGAAGCCTCTTGAGCAACTAGAGCTAGATGATTTAGATCTCGATGAAGACGACGTAGCAGCTAAGACGGCAACCATTGCAGTGTTTTTGCCACCTACAAAACAAGCAGGACGTATTCTGGCAGGAGAAACAGAAAGCCAAGTGAAAGAGTTGGTCGATTTATTGAGAAATAAAGCGAAAGTAATGTAA
- a CDS encoding MFS transporter yields the protein MNEAALKDQSINRGFLFISFGAFFIMLSLATHLPAYPHMIAEFNLTPGYAVWMQLGLAIGLTGFQPLLGWIGDSFGLKIVILIGGIFMVIGSLLVAFSFSFWVLVLGLFFKGISGAAIAPSGIAYAGKFMVGTQRAKAIGTFAAFITIGSVFGPIISGMIVDTANWQASFMFTAVLGGVGIALFAFVPHVKVHARKKLDVLGLAFVIILLLGLLTIPTFINSFGIESGMWIPSLLVFVAALIILIFVEKKQKAPLLDLKYAVNRNFWVPTTIAVFIFLGYTGIMYLLTFFVQNVQGKAATTVGFLQMAVFLGTSVAAYFSGRILKKLSARTIIGSGILVFASGIIMLNFVTLTTPFIYLFISMSLIGIGVGFQTPAVKGLIVSEASIERMNVVTFTNTVIESIAQRLGASFALVAFSIFSASGNNVGAVVSTSWVIMGFVVIALLFLPLIPRTIPGIHTNENDLLGTKIIPKPLNIEEIK from the coding sequence ATGAATGAAGCGGCATTGAAGGATCAATCGATTAATAGAGGTTTTTTGTTCATAAGTTTCGGAGCGTTCTTTATTATGTTAAGTTTAGCGACCCATCTTCCAGCCTATCCACATATGATAGCGGAATTTAATCTGACGCCGGGCTACGCAGTGTGGATGCAACTTGGTTTGGCTATCGGATTGACAGGTTTCCAGCCATTGCTCGGATGGATTGGTGATTCATTCGGATTAAAGATCGTGATCCTAATCGGTGGGATCTTTATGGTGATCGGTTCACTGCTTGTCGCGTTTTCCTTTTCATTTTGGGTGCTCGTTCTCGGATTGTTCTTCAAGGGAATCTCTGGAGCAGCGATTGCGCCATCGGGAATTGCCTATGCTGGAAAGTTCATGGTCGGTACCCAGCGAGCGAAAGCGATTGGAACATTTGCGGCATTCATTACGATCGGTTCAGTGTTCGGGCCAATTATCAGTGGCATGATCGTCGATACAGCCAACTGGCAAGCGAGCTTTATGTTCACTGCTGTTCTTGGTGGAGTAGGAATTGCGCTCTTCGCTTTTGTCCCACATGTCAAAGTACATGCACGAAAGAAGTTGGATGTTCTTGGATTGGCATTCGTTATTATTTTGTTGTTAGGTCTACTGACGATTCCGACATTTATCAACAGCTTCGGTATCGAATCAGGTATGTGGATTCCATCATTGCTCGTGTTTGTGGCGGCGTTGATCATCTTAATCTTTGTTGAGAAGAAACAAAAAGCACCATTGCTTGATTTGAAGTATGCGGTGAACCGTAATTTCTGGGTTCCGACGACGATTGCCGTATTCATTTTCCTCGGGTACACAGGCATCATGTACTTATTGACCTTCTTCGTCCAGAACGTCCAAGGTAAAGCGGCCACGACGGTCGGGTTTTTACAGATGGCGGTATTCCTAGGTACTTCGGTCGCGGCGTATTTCAGTGGAAGAATTTTGAAGAAACTTTCAGCTCGAACGATTATAGGCTCAGGAATTCTCGTATTTGCTTCGGGAATTATCATGTTGAACTTCGTTACCCTGACGACACCGTTCATCTATTTGTTCATCTCCATGAGCCTGATCGGAATAGGGGTCGGTTTCCAAACGCCTGCAGTGAAAGGCTTGATCGTTTCAGAAGCGTCAATAGAACGCATGAACGTCGTGACATTTACGAATACAGTAATTGAAAGCATAGCTCAAAGATTGGGCGCCTCTTTTGCTTTAGTCGCTTTCTCGATCTTCAGTGCAAGTGGTAACAACGTCGGTGCAGTAGTCAGTACTTCCTGGGTCATCATGGGCTTCGTTGTCATCGCTTTGTTGTTCTTGCCGTTGATTCCGCGGACTATTCCTGGAATCCATACGAATGAAAACGATTTACTCGGGACGAAAATCATTCCGAAGCCTTTAAATATTGAAGAAATCAAATAA
- a CDS encoding aldehyde dehydrogenase family protein yields MTNVSEKSKLTTYGNIINGKTVQAQDGAVSDSIDPSTGEVWAKIPSSKKEDAELVIQAARGAFEDWSNLPARTRGDYMRKIGDMISDHASELLALETRNNGWVLDEYGYLAEVLKQVWYDAAGAATLVGAQGRTVQMGTGDFGYTVRKPYGVVVGILPWNAPLFTFTIKAAYALAAGNTVVIKPAESGAVGSLRYGELISHILPPGVLNVISGAGREIGDYLVSHEEVNKVSLTGSKATAERITKATAHSPKSLIFELGGKSPNIVFEDANIEEAVYGLINGIFTPNSGQICVGGSRMIIQRSIYDEVINRLKELMTDKEFVKHGNTLDTTNTMGPIANEAQFKSVCGYIDEASKDDYEIVFGGQYGGEAVLPGQPEYADGYWVQPTLVKVVDNSTKLAREEIFGPVAVAIPFDTEEEAIHIANDTNFGLAAGVWTQNLGLAHRMVDQLQAGNVWVNTYARVGADLPFSGVKESGYGTDSILDYSQEKACVINIR; encoded by the coding sequence ATGACAAACGTATCCGAGAAATCCAAATTGACGACATACGGTAACATCATCAACGGCAAGACCGTACAAGCGCAGGACGGGGCCGTATCGGATAGTATCGACCCGTCAACAGGCGAAGTGTGGGCAAAGATTCCGTCCAGTAAGAAAGAAGACGCGGAACTCGTCATCCAGGCGGCACGCGGAGCATTTGAAGACTGGTCGAATCTACCGGCACGTACACGCGGCGATTATATGCGCAAGATCGGGGATATGATTTCCGATCATGCGTCGGAGCTACTGGCACTCGAGACGCGCAACAACGGCTGGGTGCTCGACGAATATGGTTATCTCGCAGAAGTACTCAAGCAAGTTTGGTACGACGCGGCAGGTGCAGCCACATTAGTAGGTGCACAAGGCCGTACCGTACAAATGGGAACGGGAGATTTTGGATACACTGTACGAAAGCCATACGGAGTAGTCGTTGGCATCTTACCTTGGAATGCACCGTTGTTCACATTCACAATCAAGGCGGCCTATGCACTCGCAGCAGGAAATACGGTCGTGATCAAGCCAGCTGAAAGTGGAGCGGTTGGATCTCTACGCTATGGGGAATTAATTTCACACATCTTACCTCCAGGTGTGCTCAATGTTATTTCGGGGGCGGGTCGAGAAATCGGGGATTATCTCGTCAGTCACGAAGAAGTGAATAAAGTGAGTTTGACTGGCTCTAAGGCCACAGCGGAACGAATCACGAAAGCTACTGCTCATTCACCGAAGTCACTGATCTTCGAACTGGGTGGGAAGTCACCGAATATCGTCTTTGAAGACGCGAATATCGAGGAAGCGGTTTATGGATTGATCAACGGAATCTTCACGCCAAATTCTGGTCAAATTTGTGTAGGTGGGTCACGTATGATAATCCAGCGTTCCATTTATGATGAAGTGATCAACCGCTTGAAAGAGTTGATGACAGACAAAGAATTCGTCAAGCACGGCAATACGCTAGATACGACGAATACAATGGGACCGATCGCCAATGAAGCACAATTCAAGTCAGTCTGCGGCTATATCGACGAGGCATCAAAAGACGACTACGAGATCGTCTTTGGCGGACAGTATGGCGGGGAAGCCGTTCTACCTGGTCAGCCGGAATATGCGGACGGCTACTGGGTGCAACCTACGCTCGTGAAGGTAGTGGATAACAGCACGAAACTTGCCCGTGAAGAAATTTTCGGTCCGGTGGCGGTTGCGATTCCGTTCGATACAGAAGAAGAAGCGATTCACATTGCCAATGACACGAACTTCGGTTTAGCGGCGGGGGTTTGGACACAGAACTTGGGTCTCGCTCACCGAATGGTCGATCAGCTCCAAGCGGGCAACGTATGGGTGAATACGTACGCTAGAGTCGGAGCAGATCTGCCGTTTAGCGGTGTGAAGGAAAGTGGGTACGGTACGGACTCGATTCTCGATTATTCACAGGAAAAAGCGTGTGTTATCAATATCAGGTAG
- the modB gene encoding molybdate ABC transporter permease subunit, which produces MDYSPLLLSLKVAAISTFFVFVAGVFIAYLLAKRDFFGKSILEALFLLPLVLPPTVVGFGLLILFGKKGWIGSWLLEWFDFQIVFTWIGAVIASIVVSFPLMYQSAAAAFESLDERLSNAARTMGASEWRVFWSVVFPLAWPGLLAGLVLSFARGLGEFGATLMLAGYIPGKTDTIPMAIYFAVESGQMERATFWVVIIITFGFTLILWVNWWSKRNIRRFTKS; this is translated from the coding sequence ATGGATTATTCACCTTTACTATTATCTTTGAAAGTAGCTGCTATCTCCACTTTCTTCGTTTTTGTAGCAGGTGTGTTCATCGCGTATTTACTTGCAAAGCGTGATTTCTTCGGAAAAAGCATATTGGAAGCTTTGTTTTTATTGCCACTCGTGTTACCACCGACCGTTGTCGGCTTCGGTTTACTCATTTTATTCGGGAAAAAGGGCTGGATTGGCAGTTGGTTGCTCGAATGGTTCGATTTCCAAATTGTTTTTACGTGGATCGGCGCTGTGATCGCTTCGATTGTTGTATCCTTTCCTTTAATGTATCAAAGCGCAGCGGCCGCGTTTGAAAGTCTCGATGAACGATTATCGAATGCTGCACGTACGATGGGCGCTTCAGAATGGCGTGTGTTCTGGTCAGTCGTATTTCCTCTCGCTTGGCCAGGGTTACTGGCAGGATTAGTTCTGTCATTCGCTAGAGGCCTTGGGGAATTCGGTGCAACATTGATGTTGGCAGGGTACATACCGGGTAAAACCGACACCATTCCGATGGCGATTTATTTCGCCGTAGAGTCGGGACAAATGGAAAGAGCGACGTTTTGGGTCGTCATCATCATTACATTCGGATTTACTTTGATTTTATGGGTGAATTGGTGGAGCAAGCGAAATATTAGACGTTTTACGAAATCTTGA
- a CDS encoding rRNA methyltransferase has translation MWKLVNGKMIQTTDETRIKFRTNISQEILLQLEELSEVHDTYSNYLLENGLRNVLAAGVIEYDKNLRPKDRIQYKTTYDQELLESVKQLAKDHKLFINDVIEYSVGHIDFTDIKTKDHKNRLES, from the coding sequence ATGTGGAAATTAGTAAATGGTAAAATGATTCAAACTACAGATGAAACACGGATTAAATTCCGCACGAATATCAGTCAAGAGATTTTATTGCAGTTAGAAGAATTATCTGAAGTACATGATACATATAGCAATTATTTATTAGAAAATGGATTACGGAACGTATTAGCTGCAGGAGTTATTGAGTACGACAAAAATTTGCGTCCAAAAGATCGAATTCAATATAAAACAACGTATGACCAAGAATTATTGGAATCCGTTAAGCAACTAGCAAAAGATCATAAATTATTCATTAACGATGTCATTGAGTACAGTGTAGGACATATCGATTTTACAGACATCAAAACTAAAGATCATAAGAATCGCTTAGAAAGCTAG